The Gossypium arboreum isolate Shixiya-1 chromosome 6, ASM2569848v2, whole genome shotgun sequence DNA window TGCCAGAGCAAATGTGACCGATTACAAACAAATTTCAtcattaatcatttaatttatgTGTGTTACAAGTGtaaaacataatatatacatatatatataatcatttctAGGTCGAATTCAAGCTTATGGAAACTCAATACCATCTCAAGGTTGaactaggactaaattgaaagtttGATGTCACAACTTTGAAGACAATAGCCAAACTTCCTAACctgaggaccaaattgaaaagatTTCAAAATAGGACAGGGTCAATGTCGTGACATTGAGAGTGTGGTGTCGTAACATTGGAAATAAACCACtaagtccttattttccaatgTTTCCAACCTAGCATATTAACTATCATTTGTCTCGAATGTCACAATCAATCATTCTAATCACCTAAAATTTGCCAAAACAAAAATACTAAGTCATTCATATATGTAACATTAAACAAAAtgtccctaggtacatgccacaaGACCAAAATGAAACACACTATACAAACTTTGTTGAGTCGGAAACGGTAGTTGGATGTTGACTTCAGGTCTCGAGGCTTCGAGGAATACCCAAACTTGCACATGGTGAAAACAAGTTGTACGTCAAGAAATAGGGCTCAATGGTACGTTTATGATTCAAGATATAAAAGCATAACTACATTGTTATAACATAATGCATATACTAATTAATAATTCAACCTAAATAGACATTCATCAATCATACCAAATCCATCATTTGTTACATACTTTACaaataagcattacatgcttataGTCAAATAGGATTTCAACACCTATGCATACATAACATTGGCATCTTTGCAAGCAAGTTCATGATTGACCTATTCATTTTATCTTTTCACTACCATTTTGAACTTGTATCCAATCTTCAATTAACATCAATATATATATAGGGCAATGGTATCACTTGGATCAATTTTATATAACAATTTCAATTCACTTACCTTATACTTACCATTTTATCCGATTTTGGAGTCTACCTACTCATTCACTTTCAATTTAGCACGTTGGGCTCGATTTCACTTGCTTTGCATAATAAGATACATACTTCTCAGatcaataatatatgaaaatattcaaAATCTCAGCATCATATCAATTCATTTCAATATTAGTTACCAAACTTATTATTAATGACCCTTATTAACCCGACTTGGACTCAGACAAATAAACGAATCGTCCAACCAACACATCATACTAGCATTGAAGTGCATTAACAAAAAAATAGATTAAGGGAAAACTGGCATATAAAGTGCATACTGGCGCACGAACTGGCGCACGAAGTGCATCCTGGCGTGTAAACACATAAACCCTTACACaatctaatcctatggcatgtcaactatatccgactcggcctgactagttaatagggtattaatGTTCAATTCACGTTCCATATTCACAATTCATCATCAATCTTTCTGTAACATAGCATAtttcaactcaatttcatattaatTATCATATATCAATTAATCACACCACTTTCTATTCTATTCCTTTTAGTCACTGTTTCGATATACAATCTCAACCATGGAAATtcaatcaaaacattttatattattgaaaATTGACTCATCCCAATAACTAATCACTCAATAAGCATGCATACAAAATCAAATAATTCTATCCTGAAGAATAATAGTACAAACTGAGGTTTCGTGCGTCACTTATCAacgattttctcttttcctttcccttttggTTGTTCGATGTTATCGTTagctaaaataatcataaaacatatcACATTATCAATTTCTAGCCAAATCAGAATCAAATgtaaaatttaacatattttataatttattcaatttagtccttaaaatcaaGACAAGCATAATTTTCAATTTAGGGTTttgaattaaaattcaatttcacCTAAACTCATTAGGGACCTTCTATTTTCTATTCCTACCAACAATTCATGACagatttacattttattcaatttggcccCTAATGTTCGAAACTaacaattaagctttacaatttagttattTTCATATACTAAACTTAATTTCTAACAATTTCACACCAAATTCACTCAaatatcaacaatggaaactttcaaaaactttaacaattttacaaattggtacatgagctagctaaatcaagctcctatGACCTCAAATCTACAAAAATCAATGAAAAATGGTTAGGGACTTACCTGAATTTTAAAGGTCGAATGTTCAAGGGTTTTAaagcttttctttcttctttggtTATGGTGGACAATGTTGGAGGAAGATGATGATGgctttttttcatctttttcccATTTGATTAGCTTATATagtttgtttaattttaattaagcttagttaattaacataatattaattaattaaaccataattaattaaaccataatctttaattaacttAGGTTAATGATAATAAACAACACATCCCACTATCATCAACTTAAAATTGGTCTATTAGCCATTTTTGTCTTTGAATAATTGCTATTTAAGTCCCCAAATCTTAATCTAATTAGAAACCTATAGCGATtaaacttttacgatttagtccttgagccttaAATACTCACAATTTTAGTTAAACCGTTTAAccaaatttcaattcatcaatatactaactccataaatatacctatttaatatttacggactcagtTTATGAAAACGAGGTCTCGAAACTATATTTTTCCACACCACTGGAAACTAAGTCATTACATAGACTCTCAATCTAAAACTACTGACGTGAAGCCTAAAGCTTTGTTTTCAAATCTGTAGGCTTGGATTTCTCAAAGAAAACCCTCGAAAATTGTGAGGTCACTCCCAAAGCTTTATATTTTTTGTGCTCTGATCTCTTAATCTTGTTGTTTATATGGCTTGATTTTGAAATGTCTTTCTACTTTTAAGCTTGTCAATGGTGGTTCAATAAAAGCAACGATGACATCTTTAAGGGAGGTAGCAGTTAGGGTTATTGGGTTAGAAGGGAAAATATGAAGTAAAGGAGAGGAgaaaaaataaggaaaaattaTCGGTGGAAGAGATAGATTTAACGGTTGAGTAGTCAATTTGATCAATTTCTTTAATATCGGTgaccaaattaacaaaaaaaaaaaattggagtgAACAAAATAAGAATGACCTAATTTTAGAGTTATTGATGAGGTAGTTTATCGTAATTAATTGATAATTCAAAAGCTTAATATTTACCTTGTTAATAGAAATTTGCAATTATTTGTTCTTTTTAATAGAAATGTGTAAGATTTTATTAtacaaaattgataaattaattcttctattttaatttgttagaatTTAATCAttgtattttatgaaaattaaaaaatttagtcAAATTTGGTAAATGTTAATCTTGGTGttaaatttatacataaaatcaacaattcaataatttatatgtaagtaTTTAGCAAAAATCAATAGTTCATCAATTTATATGTAAATTTATTAGTAAAAATCAACAGctcaaattcatatatttaccAATAATTGGATTAATTTCTCGATTTTTTTAACATACAAGGATCAAATTTTGACAAACTAAAGTAGAGGGACTTTCTGGCAAAAAAAATAGATGGACTAACTTCTTAAGTTTCACAAGGATGAAATTTAGAATTAGACCAAATTAGAAATTACTTGGCCCATAATTTTTCTTTATTCGGCCCATTTATCACAAACAAATCCAAAATTTtggaaatgaaaagaaaaaatctCGCAATCCTAATCCAGTTTCGGTCCTCCCATTTGAAGAAGTCATTGAATTGAAACTCATGAGGATGTAACATAGCATTGATAGAAAACAGCCATGAGCTCTCAGCTCATATCTTCTTCTCCAACTATCACCGAAATCCCAACCCCAAAACTCCATTCTCGTTCCCACACGCTTTCTCAAAGAACTCAGATTCCTCTCCATGTTTATAAACACCCAGCAGCTATCCTTTTAGAACTCTCTACTTCCATTAAAGAAGTTTACCAAATCCTTCCCCATATAATCAAATCCAATCTCTACACCGAGCACTTGTTTCAGACCAAACTCCTTAGCCTTTTCTGCAACCACGGTTGCATTGCTGAAGCTGCCCGCGTTTTCGAACCTATCCAAGATAAACCCGAAGTTCTTTATTACACTTTGCTTAAAGGGTATGCCAAGTACTCATCGTTACACGAAGCTTTATTGTTTTTTGTTAGGATGAAAGTTGATAATGTTAAGCCCGTTGTTTATAACTTTACTTACCTGTTGAAAGTTTGTGGGGATAAAGGGGAGCTCAGAAGAGGGAAGGAGATACATGGGCAGTTGATAAAAAATGGGTTTTCTTCAAATGTCTTTGCAATGACTGGAGTGGTCAATCTGTATGCGAAATGTAGACAAATTGAGGAAGCTTATAAGATGTTTGATAGAATGCCTGAGAGAGATTTGGTTTCTTGGAATACGATTATTTCTGGGTTTGCACAGAATGGATTGGCTAAACTTGCTTTGGGTTTAGTTGTTAAGATGCAAGAGGAAGGGCAAAGACCTGATTCTGTTACCCTTGTTTCCATTTTGCCTTCAGTGGCTGATATGGGATTGGTTAAGATAGGGAGGTCGATTCATGGTTGTGTTTTAAGAGCGGGTTTTGAAGGGCTTGTGAATGTGAATACTGCATTGGTTGATATGTATTCGAAATGCAGGTATATTGGAATTGGGAGGTTGATCTTTGATGGGATGAAACAGAGGACTATGGTATCGTGGAATTCAATGATCGATGGTTATGTTCGAAGTGGGTATGCTGAGGAAGCGATGGCTATTTTTGAGAAGATGTTGGACGAAGGAGTGGAACCGACTGATGTTACTATAATGGGAGCTGCTCGTGCTTGTGCTGATTTGGGTGATCTTGACCGAGGAATGTTTGTTCATAAGTTATCGGATAAGTTGAAACTTGCTACCAATGTTTCTGTTATGAACTCTTTGATTTCCATGTACTCCAAATGTAAGAGAGTTGACCTTGCTGTGGATATTTTCAAAAAATTGCCTGGTAAGACCCTTGTTTCTTGGAATGCTATGATTTTAGGCTTTGCGCAAAATGGATGCGTTAATGATGCTTTGAACTACTTTTACGAGATGCATTCTCGAAACATGAGACCGGATACGTTCACAATGGTGAGTGTGATTCCTGCTCTGGCGGAATTATCAGTTACACGGCAAGCAAAGTGGATTCATGGATTTTGTATTAGAAGTTGTTTGGATGATGATATTTTCGTGATGACCGCACTGGTTGACATGTATGCAAAGTGTGGAGCAATTCACACTGCCAGGAAGCTTTTCGATAGGATGAATGAGCGGCATGTAACAACTTGGAATGCTATGATAGATGGCTATGGGACACATGGGCTCGGAAAAGCTGGTTTAGAATTGTTCAATGAAATGCAAAAGGGCGTCGTGAAGCCAAATGATGTGACATTCCTAAGTGTTCTGTCTGCTTGCAGCCATGCAGGTATGGTGGAAGAGGGGCTTAGCTACTTTACCAGCATGAAGAGAGATTATGGCATAGAGCCTGGTATGGACCACTATGGAGCCATGGTTGACCTTCTTGGTCGAGCTGGTCGACTAAACGAAGCTTGGAATTTCATTCGAAAGATGCCTATTGAGCCAGGGATTAATGTATATGGTGCCATGTTGGGAGCTTGCAAAATCCATAAAAATGTCGAGTTAGGTGAGAAGGCTGCAAATAAACTATTTGCATTAAATCCGGATGAAGGTGGATACCATGTACTGCTTGCTAACATATACGCAACAGCTTCGATGTGGGGTGAAGTAGCCAAAGTTCGAACTACAATGAAAAAGAAAGGGCTTCAGAAAACGCCCGGCTGCAGTGTAGTTGAGTTGAGAAATGAAGTTCACAGTTTCTACTCTGGAACCACAAACCACCCTCAGTCTAAAAAGATCTATGCTTACCTCGAGGAGCTAGGAAATAAGATCAAAGCTACCGGTTATGTTCCTGACACAAGTTCGATTCAtgatgtggaagacgacattaaAGAGCAATTGAACAGCACACACAGTGAGAGGCTAGCAATCGCATTTGGACTGTTGAATACCAGCCAAGGCACACCTATACATATCAGAAAAAACCTGAGAGTTTGTGGCGACTGTCATACCGCAACTAAATACATTTCGCTCGTAACCGGACGAGAAATCATAGTTCGAGATATGCAGCGATTTCATCACTTCAAGAATGGAACCTGTTCTTGTGGAGATTATTGGTGAAATTGTGTTTCTAAGAGATTGATTCTTGAGAGCTGATGCACAGGGTTTTATTGGTGAAACTACTGAAGCACAAGAGCTGTACATGGCTTGGGTCGCGGCCCGACATTTCAAATTTCTTATACAAACTCATTCGAATCAAATTCGGGCAACTTGGATAGCCAATTTTactattttgaaaatataaatgtCTTAAGAATTatgattttgaaaatataaatatctaaaaaaaattatttggcataat harbors:
- the LOC108484290 gene encoding pentatricopeptide repeat-containing protein At1g11290, chloroplastic, whose product is MSSQLISSSPTITEIPTPKLHSRSHTLSQRTQIPLHVYKHPAAILLELSTSIKEVYQILPHIIKSNLYTEHLFQTKLLSLFCNHGCIAEAARVFEPIQDKPEVLYYTLLKGYAKYSSLHEALLFFVRMKVDNVKPVVYNFTYLLKVCGDKGELRRGKEIHGQLIKNGFSSNVFAMTGVVNLYAKCRQIEEAYKMFDRMPERDLVSWNTIISGFAQNGLAKLALGLVVKMQEEGQRPDSVTLVSILPSVADMGLVKIGRSIHGCVLRAGFEGLVNVNTALVDMYSKCRYIGIGRLIFDGMKQRTMVSWNSMIDGYVRSGYAEEAMAIFEKMLDEGVEPTDVTIMGAARACADLGDLDRGMFVHKLSDKLKLATNVSVMNSLISMYSKCKRVDLAVDIFKKLPGKTLVSWNAMILGFAQNGCVNDALNYFYEMHSRNMRPDTFTMVSVIPALAELSVTRQAKWIHGFCIRSCLDDDIFVMTALVDMYAKCGAIHTARKLFDRMNERHVTTWNAMIDGYGTHGLGKAGLELFNEMQKGVVKPNDVTFLSVLSACSHAGMVEEGLSYFTSMKRDYGIEPGMDHYGAMVDLLGRAGRLNEAWNFIRKMPIEPGINVYGAMLGACKIHKNVELGEKAANKLFALNPDEGGYHVLLANIYATASMWGEVAKVRTTMKKKGLQKTPGCSVVELRNEVHSFYSGTTNHPQSKKIYAYLEELGNKIKATGYVPDTSSIHDVEDDIKEQLNSTHSERLAIAFGLLNTSQGTPIHIRKNLRVCGDCHTATKYISLVTGREIIVRDMQRFHHFKNGTCSCGDYW